In Microbacterium sp. zg-Y818, the genomic window CGTGGCTCGCCCTCGCGGCATCCATCGCCGCCTGAACCGCAACCTTGCGCACGCGCCCCGCGCTCCGCCGGGACCCCGCGCTTCCATGCCGGCCCGGGCGGCGTCAAGTCCGGCGGGCCGTCGCGCCACGCGGCTAGGGTGACGGCATGAGCGAACCGAACGCCGTGCAGAAGGTCATCGCCTGGGCGCTGTCGAAGAAGCCCGTGCGCGCCCTGCTGCTCTACGTCGAGCACCGCGGCCCGGTCCTGGCCGACAGCGTCACGTACCGCACGCTGTTCAGCGTCTTCGCGGGCGTGCTGCTCGGGTTCTCGATGGCCGGGCTCTGGTTGGCGGGTAACCCCGCCGCCTACGATGCGCTGATCTCCGCCGTGAACAACACGATCCCCGGCATCGTCGGGGAGGGGGGGATCATCGAGGATCCGCGATCGGTCTCGGTCAACACCGGCTTCACCGTCGCCGGCGTGATCTCCCTCATCGGTCTCATCGGCGCCGCCATCGGCGCGGTCGGCACGCTCCGCGCCGCCATGCGGATGATCGCTGACCGGGTCACCGAAGACCTCATGATCGTGTGGGTGCTGCTGCGCAACCTCGCCCTGGCTATCGGCATCGGGCTGGGGCTCGCGGCGTCCGCTGCGATCACCTTCCTCGGCACTGCCGGACTCGCGATCGTCGCCGACTGGCTCGGCGTCTCCTCGTCGTCGACGCTGCTCGAGATCGGCGGGCGGGTGCTCACGATCGTCGTCGTCTTCGTTCTCGACACCGTCATCGTCGCCGTCTCGTTCCGGGTGCTGTCGGGGCTGCGCCCCTCGGCCCGGGCACTGTGGAGCGGCGCCCTGCTGGGCGGCTTCGGGCTGACCGTGCTGCAGGTGCTGTCCGGGCTGTTCGTCGGCGGCGCCTCGGCCAACCCCCTGCTGGCGACGTTCGCCTCGCTCATCGCGCTGCTGCTCTGGTTCAACCTGTCGGCCCAGGTGATGCTGATCGCGAGCGCCTATATCGTCACCGGCGTGGAGGAGGAGAGCGACCGCGTCCGCGCCCGATACGGGGCGAAGACCTTCACGCAGCGTCGCGTCCGCCGCGCCGAGAACGCCGTCATGGTCGCCTCCGGTGAGCTGACGGCCGCACGCGATGCCGAAGCCGAAGAGCGCAAGAAGGCGGCGGAGAAGGAAGCCGAAGACGCCCGCCAGAAGGCGGACGCATGAGCCTGACGCCCGCCTACACCGCCGCCCAGGTGCGGGCGGCTGAGGCGCCGTTGCTGGCGGCGGGGGAGCCTCTGATGGACCGCGCCGCGGCGGCCCTGGCGACGGTGCTCCGCCGCGAGCTGACTCCCGGCGGCAGGGTGCTCGTGCTCGCCGGCCGTGGTGACAACGGCGGCGACGCGCTGCTGGCCGCCGCGGCGCTTGCTGGGGAGGGCGTCGGCGTCGACGTGCTGCAGACGGCGGATGCCGCCCACGACCGGGGCCTCGGCACCGCCCTGGCCGCAGGCGCCCGCCCGGTCACCCTGAAGCAGGCGGGTGCCGCCGACCCCGCCTACGACCTCGTCGTGGACGGCATCGTCGGCATCGGCGCCTCGGCGGACCCTTCGCTGCGTGGCGGCGCGCGCGAGGCCGTCACGCAGCTGCTGACCGCGGTGCGCTCGGGCCGCTCCCGCGTCGTGGCGGTCGACATCCCCAGCGGCGTGCAGCCCGACGACGGCACCGTCGGCGACGATGTGGTGCTGCCGGCGGCGGTCACCGTGACCTTCGGCGCGGTCAAGGCCGGGCTGATCCGGGGTGCCGGCGCCGACCTTGCCGGTCGCGTCGTGCTCGTCGACCTGGGCCTGGACCTGCCAGAGGAGCACGCCGTGGCGGCCGGCGACGTCGAGCGCTTCGCCGACATCGCCTGAACGGTCGGGCCGCCGAGCGTCGCAACCACCGGCGGAAAGGGGGGAGTGGTTCACGCACCCCCGCCAGGGTGGGTAGCGTCGTAGTCGTGGCCCAACAGTTCGAGACAAACAGCACCTCCCCCTCTGCGCACCGCGCGACGCACCCGCTGGCCATCGCGCCGGTGGCTCCGCCCGCGCCGACGGTCGATGGATTCGTGCAGGAGTTCCTGCAGAACCTCAACCTCGAGCGAGGGGTGACGCTGTCGGCATCCACCGCCAACGACCGCTACGTCGCCCTTGCCACCACCGTGCGGGACTATCTCGTCGCCCGGTGGTTGGAAGACCGGCGGGCTCAGCGCGAGTCGCACGCGAAGACCGTCTGCTACCTCTCAGCCGAGTACCTGCTGGGGCGCCAGCTCGACAACAACCTGCTCGCCGCAGACCTGACCGACGTCGCGACCGAGGCGCTGGCCGCGTGCGGAATCGACATCGACGAGCTCCGCGCGATCGAGGTCGAACCGGGGCTCGGCAACGGCGGCCTGGGGCGGCTTGCGGCGTGCTTCATCGACTCGCTCGCCACGATGGGCGTGCCCAACGTCGGCTACGGCATCCGCTACGAATACGGCATCTTCCGCCAGACGTTCGTCGACGGCCAGCAGGTCGAGCAGCCCGACGCCTGGCTCGCGCTCGGCTCGCCGTGGGAGTTCCCCCACCCCGAAGCGGCCCAGACGGTCTCGTTCGGCGGTCGCACCGAGACCTATGACGACGGCGGCGTCACCCGCACCCGCTGGATCCCGGACTGGAGCGTCCGGGCCGTGCCGTACAACTACATGGTGCCGGGCTACCACAACGGGCGCGTCAACACCCTGCGGCTGTGGTCCGCCGTGGCGACCGATGCCTTCGACCTGCGCATCTTCAACGCCGGCGACTACGAAGAGGCCGTGCGCGCGCAGACCTACGCCGAGAACATCTCCAAGGTCCTCTACCCCGAGGACTCCACGCCCCAGGGCAAGCAGCTGCGGCTGCAGCAGCAGTACTTCTTCGTCGCGGCATCCATCGCCGACATCCTCGACGACCTCGGCGACGCCGACCTTCGGACCCTCCCCGACCGGGTCGCCTTCCAGCTCAACGACACCCACCCCGTCATCGCCGTGCCCGAGCTCATGCGGGTACTCGTCGACGAGCGGGGCATGGACTGGGACGCCGCGTGGGAGATCACGCAGCAGTGCTTCGGCTACACCTGTCACACGCTCTTGCCCGAGGCTCTCGAGACCTGGCCGGTGGACCTGCTGGGGCGGCTGCTGCCGCGCCATCTGGAGATCATCTTCCACATCAACGCCGACTTCCTCGCCGCGGTGCGCGAGGCGTACCCGGACGACGAGATGCGCGTGCGCGACATGTCGATCATCGCGGAGTTCCCCCAGCGCTCGGTGCGGATGGCGTATCTGGCGACCGTCGCCGCCTCGAAGGTCAACGGCGTGGCCGAGCTGCACTCGCAGCTGCTGCGCGACACGGTGCTGCACGACTTCAATGAGTTCTTCCCCGGCAAGTTCACCAACGTCACCAACGGCGTGACGCCCCGCCGCTTCCTGAGGCTGGCCAACCCCGAACTGTCGTCCCTCATCACCGCGGCCATCGGCGACGGGTGGGTCACCGACCTCGATCGCCTGCGCGAACTCGAGCCGTTCGCCGAGGATGCCGAATTCCGTGCCGCCTTCGCCGACGTCAAGGCGGCGAACAAGCGCCGGTTGCACGAGGTGCTGCGCGCCCGCGACGGGTTCGAGATCAGCGACGGCCACATGCTCGATGTCATGGTCAAGCGTCTGCACGAGTACAAGCGGCAGACGCTCAAGCTCCTGCACGTCGTGACGCTCTACGAGGGCGTCCTCTCCGGCCGCCTGGACGTCTCCGCCCTGCAGCCGCGCACGGTGATCTTCGGTGCCAAGGCGGCGCCGGGCTACGCGATGGCCAAGCGCATCATCCACCTCATCAACGCCGTCGGATCGGTCGTGAACACGGATTCGCGTCTGGAGGGTCGACTGCAGGTGCTCTTCCCGCCGAACTACAACGTCACCCTCGCCGAGCGCGTGATCCCCGCCGCCGACCTCTCCGAGCAGATCTCGCTCGCGGGCAAGGAGGCCTCGGGCACCGGCAACATGAAGTTCGCCCTCAACGGAGCGCTCACGATCGGCACCGACGACGGCGCGAACATCGAGATCCGCGAGCTCGTCGGCGATGAGAACTTCTTCCTCTTCGGCATGAGCGAGCCCGAGGTCGAAGCGCTCGCTGTCGCCGGCTACCGGCCGAGCGAGTACTACCAGAGCGACGACGACCTGCGCCGTGCGATCGATCTCATCGCATCCGGCGCGTTCTCGGGCGGTGACCCGTCGGTGTTCGAGCCGATCGTGTCGAACCTGCTCTACGACGACCGCTTCATGGTGCTGGCCGACTACCGGTCGTACATCGACGCGCAGGCGCGGGTGGATGCCGCGTACGCCGACCGCGACGCGTGGACCCGGTCGGCGATCCTCAACGTCGCCCGCACGGGGTTCTTCTCCTCGGACCGGTCGATGCGCGAGTACATCGACCGCATCTGGCACGTCCCCGCGGTCGACTGAGGGCGGGGCGCGGCGGGGCGGTGCCTCAGCGGGCGTAGCGCTCGACGAACGCGCGCAGGATGCCACCGGTGTGCGTCACCGGCAGCCGGCGCACCGCCTCGAGCGTCAGGTCCAGTTCGTCCGGGGCGAAGTATCCGTACTTCGCGTAGGCGCGGATGCGGGTGGAGATCCCCTCGACGTCGCACTCCGGATGGAACTGCGTGGCGTAGACGTTCCGGCCGACGCGGAACATCTGCACGGGGCAGGCCGGCGACGTCGCCAGCAGCGTCGCCGACGGCGGAAGGACGGCGATCGACTCCTTGTGGCCGACGAATGCCGCGAACTCGTCCGGCAGGCCGGCCAGCAGCGGGTCGGCGGCGCCTTCGGGCGTGCGCTGCACGGTGACGACGCTGATCGGCTCGCGATAGGTGCCGTCGATCACCGCGCCCTGGTGCGAGCCCAGGGTGCCGATGCCGTAGCAGGCGCCGAGAAACGGGAAGTCCCGCGGCACCACCTGGTCGAGCAGACGCGCGAAATCGGCCTCGGCGCGCCGCTGCACGGCGGACTTCTTCTCCGGCGGGTCCGAGGCGTTGAACGGTCCGCCGCCGACGAAGACGCCCGAGTAGTCATCGAGGTCCACCTCGCCCAGCGGCTCCGCTTCGAGCCGCTTGCGCACGAGATCCCGCTCGTCCAGCCCGGTGTAGCGCAGGAACAGCGCGTACTCCTCGTCGGCGGGCACGTCTTCGGCGCGGGTCGCCAGCAGCAGGAAGGGCTTCATCGCGCCTGAGTCTATGCCGCCACAGACCCCTGCTTGGCCAGCCGTGCTCGGTGGATGCCGCGGCGCGCCCTATTGTGACTGGTGACGGCCGCAGACCCCGCGGCCGCGACAGCGACGTCGCAGGGAGAACCCCATGTCCACCATCGCCTGGATCGGCCTCGGCCACATGGGTGCGCCCATGGCCGCCCACCTCGTGTCCGCCGGACACACCGTGCGGGGCGTCGACCCGTCGCCTGCCGCCCGCGAAGCGGCCGCCGCCCGCGGCATCCAGATCGCCGACGGCCTCGCCGACGCGCTCGAGGGCGCGGACGCCTGCTTCACCTCGCTCCCCGGGCCCGACCAGGTGCGCGCCGTGTACGGGGGAGAAGGCGGCGTGCTCGCGCACGCGGCACCCGCCACCTTGCTGCTGGACACGTCGACCGTCGACGTCGGCACGTCGCAGTGGTGCCACGACGAGGCCGCCGCGCGCGGACTCTCGTTCGTCGACAGCCCCATCTCGGGTGGCACGGCGGGCGCCGAGGCCGGCACGCTGTCGTTCCTCTTGGGTGGGCACCCTGATCACGTCGAGCGGGCGCGCGCGATCGTCGACCCGATGGCCCGCACGGTCATCGCCTGCGGCGAAGCCACGAGCGGCATCGCCGCCAAGCTCGCGAACAACATGATGCTGTTCATCAGCGTGCTGGCGATGTCGGAGGGGTCGCAGCTCGCCGAGCACCTGGGACTCGATCCGCACGTGTTCTGGCAGGTGGTGGATGCCTCGTCCGGCCAGTCGTGGGCGCAGCGCACCTGGTACCCGGTGCCGGGGGTCGTGCCGACGGCAGCCGCCAACCACGACTTCGATGCCACGTTCTCCGTCGATCTCGCCCGCAAGGACGCCGCGCTGGCGGTGAAGGCGGGAGAGGCCACGGGCGTGCATCTGCCGGCCGCGCGGCTCGCGCTGTCGCAGCTGGATCAGCTGGCCGAAGAGGGCCTGGGGGGCAAGGACTGCACGCTCATGGCCCGTTTCGCCTCACCCGACGGCACGCTGCGAGGCTGGGAAGGCGCGCGCCCGTAGCATCCGCGGTGCTGCCGGGCAACGACGCGGAAGCGCAAGGCGGGCGGGGCTATGGTCGAAGCAGGAGGTCAACTCATGGCTATTGCACGTATGCACGGAGGTCCGCTCGACGGACAGGTTCTTCCCCTCGACGACCCGGACATGGACCGGCTGATCCTGCCCTACAGCGAGACGCAGGTCGTCTACGAGCGGGAAGGTGCTCCGGAGAACACCGGTGACGACGACGGGCCCACCGAGGCGGTCTTCCGCTTCGTCGAGTCGCAGGACGACATCGACCCCGACCCCGACGACCACCCCGACCTGCCGTAGTCGCGTGGCAGGCAAGCCCGACCGCCCCACCGCCGACGACGAGCCGCAGCGCTCGCTCGAGGTGGAGCGCAAGTACGACGTCGACGACACCGTGGCCGTGCCCGATTGGACGGCACTGCCCGGCGTCGCCGCCGTCGGCGAGGCCGAGCGTCGGGACCTCGACGCCCGCTATCTCGACACCGCCGAGGGACATCTCGCCCGAGCGGGCGTCGCGGTGCGGCGCCGCTCGGGGGGACCCGATGCCGGCTGGCACATCAAGATCTCCACGCCCGAGGGAAAGCACGAGTGGGCGTGGCCCCTCGGCGAGGAACCCGCCGCCGACCTGCTCGAGCTGCCGGTGCCCTCGAGCGTGGTCGATGCTCTCTCGCAGTGGGCGGAGCCCCCGTTCACGGCGCTCGCGCGGATCCGCAACGCGCGCGTGGCGTATGCCCTGACGGATGCCGCGGGGGGACTCGTCGCGGAGTTCGTCGACGACCACGTGACCGCGCGCGACGAGCGCCACGGCACGGAATCATCCTGGCGGGAGTGGGAGCTGGAACTCGGCCCCGCGGCCCCCGCCGACCCGCAGCAGCGGGCGGCGCTCTTCGCCGCCGCCGACGCCCTCGTGGCCGAGGCGGGCGGGCGCCCCGCGGCATCCGGTTCGAAACTCGCGCGGGCGCTCGGCTTCTGACCCGCGGCCGCTGAGCGAGCGCAGCGGGACGAAACGCGCCACCAACGCCTGACGCCGCCCCCGGCTTCGTCTTGGGGCGGCGTCAGGTGGTGCGGTGACGTCTGGCGTCAGATGTTGATCATGTGCCCGGCGAGGCCGTGGAAGGCCTCCTGCAGGGCCTCGGACAGCGTCGGGTGCGTGTGGACGTTGCGGGCAGCCTCGAGAGCGGTGAGGTCCCACTTCTGCGCGAGGGTCAGCTCGGGCAGCAGCTCCGACACGTCGGGTCCGATGAGGTGTCCACCCAGCAGCTCGAGGTGCTCGGCATCCGCGATGAGCTTGACGAAGCCGATGGGCTCGCCCAGGCCGTTGGCCTTGCCGTTGGCGCTGAAGGGGAACTTCGCGACCTTGACGTCGTAGCCGGCGTCGCGCGCCTGCTGCTCGGTGAGGCCGAACGACGCCACCTGCGGCGAGCAGAAGGTCGCCCGCGGCATCATGCGGTAGTCGCCGAGCGTCTGGGTCTCGGCCTTGGCGATGGTCTCGGCGGCGACGACGCCCTGCGCCTCGGCCACGTGGGCCAGCTGCAGCTTCGCGGTCACGTCGCCGATGGCGTAGATGCCCTCGACGTTGGTGCGCATGTAGTCGTCGATCTCGATGGCGCCACGGTCGGTCAACTTGACGCCGGTGTTCTCCAGGCCGAAGCCCTCGACGTTGGCGGCGAAGCCGATCGACATCATGACCCTGTCGGCCTCGATGGAACCGGGGGTGCCATCGGCGTTGGCGGTGTACGCGACGGTGACCTTCGAGCCGTCGTCGGTGACCGACTCCACCTTGGTGGAGGTGAGGATGTCGATGCCGTACTTCTTGTACTGTCGCTGGATCTCCTTCGAGACCTCGGTGTCCTCGTTGGGCAGCGCCCGGTCGAGGAACTCGATGATCGTGACCTTCACGCCGAAGTTGCTCAGCACGAAGGCGAACTCCATGCCGATCGCGCCGGCGCCGACGATGACGATGGAACCGGGCAGGTCGCGGGAGAGGATCTGCTCCTCGTAGGTCACCACGTTCTTGCTCAGCTCCACGCCGGGCAGCAGTCGCACCCGGGAGCCGGTCGCGATGATCGCGTTGTCGAACGTCACGCGCTCGGTCGAGCCGTCGGCCTTGGCCACGTCGATCGTGTGGGCGTCCGCGAAGGTACCGCGACCCTCGTACTCGGTGACCTTGTTCTTCTTCATCAGGTAGTGGATGCCCTTGACGTGGGTGTCCGCGACCTTGCGGCTGCGATCCCACGCGGTGCCGAAGTCGAAGTGCACATCCCCCGAGATGCCGAACAGGTCGGCCTTGTGGAGGAAGGTGTGGGCGAGGTCGGCGTTTCGCAGGAGAGCCTTGGAGGGGATGCAGCCCACGTTGAGGCACACACCGCCCCAGTACTTCTCTTCGATGATCGCGACGGACAGGCCGAGCTGTGCGCTGCGGACCGCTGCGACATACCCGCCGGGGCCCGCGCCGAGGATGACGACGTCGTAGTGAGGCATGACCACCAGCCTAGTCCTCGTCGGCCGGGCGTTCCTGGGGGCCGCCCGCAGCCCCGTCGGTGCGCCGGCGTCGGGCGCGGGAGCCGAGCAGGTACGCCACGGCGGCGATGGCGGCCAGCAGCACGATTCCTCCGAGCGCCCAGGGCAGCACCGAGGCGGCATCGTCGTCAGCTGCGGGGGTGGGCGTTGCCGACTCCGTAGCCGGCGCGGTGATCTCGTCCGCGGTCGGCTCGGCGGTGGCGGGGGGTGCGGTGACTGCCTCCGGGGTAGGCGTCGGCGCGCCGGCTGCCGTGATCTCGAAGCGGAATTGACCGTCGATGGGGTGGCCGTCACTGGAGGTCACCTTCCAGGTGACGGTGACCTCACCGGCCGCGTCGCCCTCGAGCGACTGGGTGACGACGGTGCCGTCGACGACCGGATCGCCGTCGGTGAGGTCGGTGCCGGCGGCATCCGTCACCTCCACCAGCGTCGCGGTGGGCTCGTCGAGGACACCGGCCGAGAACGTGAGCGTCAATTCGGGCGGCAGCGCGGCGACCGTGCTCCCGTCGGCGGGATCCGACGCGATCAGCTCGTCGTGCGCGGCGGCGGGGGCCGCTGTCGCAAGCACACCGGCCAGGCTCAATCCCAGGGCGGCGGTGAGGGTGCCCAGAAGGGCTCGGCGGGGGGTGCGGGTGGGGGAGGGCATCACCTCTCCGACCCTACCCGGGGGCTACCGCGCGTCGGCCGGCCGTCCTACCATGACCGGCAGGCGGGCCCCCTGCTCGTCGAGCACGGACGATAAGAGGTGGGCGATGGACTCCAGGATGATGGATGCCGTGTCGAAGGACATGTCGGCGGTTCCCGGCATGGACACGATGGACATGGCGCTGATGCAGGCGTGTATGGACGCGTGTTCCGCGTGCGAGCAGGCGTGTGTGGTGTGTTCGACGCAGATGATGGACTGCGCACCGGCGTGCATGAACTGCGCCGACATGTGCAACACGATGATGCGCGCCATGCTGCGGATGCAGGGCATGACGCCCGCGTCGATGATGGCGGTGTTGGATGCCTGCATCGCGATGTGCGCCACGTGCGAGGACATGTGCCTGCCGCACGCCGAGATGAGCGAGGTGTGCCGCATGTGCGCCCAGGCGTGCCGCGCATGCATCGACGCGTGCCAGGCGGTCAAGGACTCGATGACGGTCTGAGTCGGCGCCTTCCGGATCCGTCGGCTTCGTTCGTCCCGGGGACGGACGCTCCTACTCGGCGTGCCCGCCGATCGGAGCGACGTTGAACCACCGTCTGCCCACGGCCAGCACCTGGTAGCGGCGGTGGAGGGCGACCGGGGTGCCGACCTCAGCGACGTGCGCCGCGCCCGCCGCGCTCCATACGATCGCGGACTCGCCGGTGTCGACGGCGCGCAGCGAGACCGTCCCGGCGGCGGCATCCACCTCGTCCACGATCGCGTCCGACCATTCGGCCGGGGTCGCCGACGCCAGGCGGGCCTGGATGAGGTGCACCGCGTGGCCGGGGGCGAACACCGAGCACCGCTGCCCGAGCATGCACATGCAGGCCGTCCGCTCACGCACCTCGGTGGGCGGGCGGTGGTTGCGCGGCGTGGTCATGGCGCGGTTCCTTCCTGGTTCTCCGGGGCTGACGCAGGCCACGCTACGTGCGGGAGGCCGCATCGGCACGCGCGACGACACACACCGAAACACCCCGCGCCCGGTGTGTGCGGCTCGATTCGCACTGCACGCGCCACGGCGCATCCACTAGGCTGAATCGCCAAGGAGGAAGCGTGGACGAGAACGACCGTCGAGAGCACGGAAACATCCACCGCAATGCGGCGGATGCGAGCACCCCTGCGGGCGGGTCGGATACGACGCAGACCTTCGGTCACGACTCGGACCTGTCCTTCGTGCCGTTCGGCAGCGAACTGACCGAGGCAGAGCTCGAGGCGATCGCCTCGCTGCCGTCGAGGTCGGCGCTGCTCATGGTCCGCTCCGGCCCCACGGCAGGCGCGCGGTACCTGCTCGACAGCGACGTCGCCACGATCGGCCGCCACCCCGAAGCGGACATCTTCTTCGATGACGTGACCGTCTCGCGCCGTCACGCCGAGATCACACGCACCGGACTCACGTTCGAGATCGTCGACCAGCGGTCGCTGAACGGCACCTACGTCAACGGCGAGCGGGTGGACCGCGCCATCCTCACCGACGGCGCCGAGGTGCGCATCGGCAAGTTCCGGCTCAACTTCTTCATCGCACCGGTCGACCGCGCGGCGAGCGCTTGATGGCTCAGGCCTCACCCCGCGGACGCTCAGCGCCCGCGGGATATCTCAGCATCGGGCAGGTACTGGCCCGGCTGTCACCTGAATTCCCCTCCCTCACCAGCAGCAAGCTGCGCTTCCTCGAGGTGCAGGGGATCGTCGCGCCCACGCGCACAGAGTCGGGCTACCGCAAGTTCTCCCCGGGCGACCTCGAGCGGCTGCGGCTGGCCCTGTCGCTCCAGCGTGACCACTACATGCCGCTGCAGCGCATCCGCGAAGTGCTCGACGAGCGCGACGCGGGTCACGACCTCGGCGCGCTCATGCCGCCGTCGATCACGGCCACCCCGCGCCGATACCGGCGAGACGAGCTCATCGCCGCCGCCGGCGCCGAGGCCGGGCTGCTCGGCGACGCGATCACCGCGGGTCTGCTGGCCGGTGCAGACAGCTACGACGAGCGCGCGCTGACGCTGCTGCGCGCGCTGGCCGGGCTGGCAGAACACGGCATCCAGCCCCGCCACCTGCGCTCGCTGCGCCAGAACGCCGAGCGCGATGTCGCCCTGGTCGAGACGGCGCTGGCACCCATGCTGCGTCGCAGCGACACCAACGCCCGCGCCCGTGCGGGTGAGCTGGCACCCGAACTCGTGCGCCGGCTGGACGAGCTGCGTGTCGCTTTCGTGCAGACGGCGCTCGAGAGAATCACGCCGTAGCGCGACACGCCGACGTCTGGAAGCGGATGTCATTGAAGGTGCCCCTCGGCTCCTCTAGCGTGGAAGAACCGACCGAACATTTGAGGAGACGAGCATGACCGCTGACGAAGCGGCCGACGGGCAGCCGTTCCTCGCCGACCTCCTGTTCACCGACGGACTTCCGCAGATGGACGACGAAGCCGGCTATCGCGGGGCGCAGGCGGCGCGCGCCGCCGGCATCACGTACCGGCAGCTGGACTACTGGGCACGCACGGAACTCGTGCAGCCGACGGTTCGGGGAGCCTCGGGGTCGGGATCGCAGCGGCTGTACGGCTTCCGCGACATCCTCGTGCTCAAGCTCGTGAAGCGCCTGCTCGACACCGGCATCTCGCTGCAGCAGATCCGCACCGCGGTCGACCAGCTGCGCGCGGCCGGCATCCGCGACCTGGCAGGGACGACGCTGATGAGCGACGGTGCGTCGGTGTACCTGTGCACCTCGAACGACGAGGTCATCGACCTCGTGAGCCGCGGGCAGGGCGTCTTCGGCATCGCCGTGGGCAAGGTGCTGCGCGAGGTCGAGTCCACGCTGGTGGACTTCGACGCGCAGGCGCCGGACTCCCTCGACGAGCTCGCCGCTCGCCGCTCGAAGCGCACCGCCTGACCCTCGCGAGTGAGTATTCGCGTTCTCGAGTAGTACTCGCGTTTCTCGGTCGCACTCGTCGAGAATTCGCGACGGTCTACGTAGCTTGGTGGCCGCCGGTGTCTCAGGCCGCGGCCGCATGCTTGCCGCGGGGGGCACCCGCCGCAACGAATACTCACTCGGCGCGACGAATACTCACCCGGCAGCAGCAGCAGCGGCGAGGGGTCAGGCGCGGGCCTCGGCGGGGTCGGCGATGCGACCCGTGCGCATGACGCGGTCCAGCAGAGCGTCGAAGTCGGCGGCCAGCTCCTGCGCCGAGTCGCCGGGCCAGATGTGCAGCGGCTTCGCGGCGCCCTGCGCCTGCTGCAGCGACGTGCGCTCCGGCAACTGCGGCGACAGCACGAGCGGACCGAACATGTCGCGCAGCTCCTTGATGCGGAACTGGTGCTCGATGGACTGCGGACGCACCCGGTTCACCACGATCCCGAGCGGCTGCAGCCGCGGTGACAGCCCGCGGCGGATCTCTTCGATCGCCCGAAGCGCGCGGTCGGCGGCGGCGACGGAGAAGAGCCCGGGCTCGGTGACCACGATCACGCGGTCCGACGCCGCCCACGCGGTACGCGTGAGCGCGTTCAGTGACGGCGCGCAGTCGAT contains:
- a CDS encoding YihY/virulence factor BrkB family protein, with protein sequence MSEPNAVQKVIAWALSKKPVRALLLYVEHRGPVLADSVTYRTLFSVFAGVLLGFSMAGLWLAGNPAAYDALISAVNNTIPGIVGEGGIIEDPRSVSVNTGFTVAGVISLIGLIGAAIGAVGTLRAAMRMIADRVTEDLMIVWVLLRNLALAIGIGLGLAASAAITFLGTAGLAIVADWLGVSSSSTLLEIGGRVLTIVVVFVLDTVIVAVSFRVLSGLRPSARALWSGALLGGFGLTVLQVLSGLFVGGASANPLLATFASLIALLLWFNLSAQVMLIASAYIVTGVEEESDRVRARYGAKTFTQRRVRRAENAVMVASGELTAARDAEAEERKKAAEKEAEDARQKADA
- a CDS encoding NAD(P)H-hydrate epimerase, producing MSLTPAYTAAQVRAAEAPLLAAGEPLMDRAAAALATVLRRELTPGGRVLVLAGRGDNGGDALLAAAALAGEGVGVDVLQTADAAHDRGLGTALAAGARPVTLKQAGAADPAYDLVVDGIVGIGASADPSLRGGAREAVTQLLTAVRSGRSRVVAVDIPSGVQPDDGTVGDDVVLPAAVTVTFGAVKAGLIRGAGADLAGRVVLVDLGLDLPEEHAVAAGDVERFADIA
- a CDS encoding glycogen/starch/alpha-glucan phosphorylase — translated: MAPPAPTVDGFVQEFLQNLNLERGVTLSASTANDRYVALATTVRDYLVARWLEDRRAQRESHAKTVCYLSAEYLLGRQLDNNLLAADLTDVATEALAACGIDIDELRAIEVEPGLGNGGLGRLAACFIDSLATMGVPNVGYGIRYEYGIFRQTFVDGQQVEQPDAWLALGSPWEFPHPEAAQTVSFGGRTETYDDGGVTRTRWIPDWSVRAVPYNYMVPGYHNGRVNTLRLWSAVATDAFDLRIFNAGDYEEAVRAQTYAENISKVLYPEDSTPQGKQLRLQQQYFFVAASIADILDDLGDADLRTLPDRVAFQLNDTHPVIAVPELMRVLVDERGMDWDAAWEITQQCFGYTCHTLLPEALETWPVDLLGRLLPRHLEIIFHINADFLAAVREAYPDDEMRVRDMSIIAEFPQRSVRMAYLATVAASKVNGVAELHSQLLRDTVLHDFNEFFPGKFTNVTNGVTPRRFLRLANPELSSLITAAIGDGWVTDLDRLRELEPFAEDAEFRAAFADVKAANKRRLHEVLRARDGFEISDGHMLDVMVKRLHEYKRQTLKLLHVVTLYEGVLSGRLDVSALQPRTVIFGAKAAPGYAMAKRIIHLINAVGSVVNTDSRLEGRLQVLFPPNYNVTLAERVIPAADLSEQISLAGKEASGTGNMKFALNGALTIGTDDGANIEIRELVGDENFFLFGMSEPEVEALAVAGYRPSEYYQSDDDLRRAIDLIASGAFSGGDPSVFEPIVSNLLYDDRFMVLADYRSYIDAQARVDAAYADRDAWTRSAILNVARTGFFSSDRSMREYIDRIWHVPAVD
- a CDS encoding glutamine amidotransferase; translated protein: MKPFLLLATRAEDVPADEEYALFLRYTGLDERDLVRKRLEAEPLGEVDLDDYSGVFVGGGPFNASDPPEKKSAVQRRAEADFARLLDQVVPRDFPFLGACYGIGTLGSHQGAVIDGTYREPISVVTVQRTPEGAADPLLAGLPDEFAAFVGHKESIAVLPPSATLLATSPACPVQMFRVGRNVYATQFHPECDVEGISTRIRAYAKYGYFAPDELDLTLEAVRRLPVTHTGGILRAFVERYAR
- a CDS encoding NAD(P)-dependent oxidoreductase, encoding MSTIAWIGLGHMGAPMAAHLVSAGHTVRGVDPSPAAREAAAARGIQIADGLADALEGADACFTSLPGPDQVRAVYGGEGGVLAHAAPATLLLDTSTVDVGTSQWCHDEAAARGLSFVDSPISGGTAGAEAGTLSFLLGGHPDHVERARAIVDPMARTVIACGEATSGIAAKLANNMMLFISVLAMSEGSQLAEHLGLDPHVFWQVVDASSGQSWAQRTWYPVPGVVPTAAANHDFDATFSVDLARKDAALAVKAGEATGVHLPAARLALSQLDQLAEEGLGGKDCTLMARFASPDGTLRGWEGARP
- a CDS encoding response regulator — protein: MAIARMHGGPLDGQVLPLDDPDMDRLILPYSETQVVYEREGAPENTGDDDGPTEAVFRFVESQDDIDPDPDDHPDLP
- a CDS encoding CYTH domain-containing protein, with amino-acid sequence MAGKPDRPTADDEPQRSLEVERKYDVDDTVAVPDWTALPGVAAVGEAERRDLDARYLDTAEGHLARAGVAVRRRSGGPDAGWHIKISTPEGKHEWAWPLGEEPAADLLELPVPSSVVDALSQWAEPPFTALARIRNARVAYALTDAAGGLVAEFVDDHVTARDERHGTESSWREWELELGPAAPADPQQRAALFAAADALVAEAGGRPAASGSKLARALGF